A stretch of Choristoneura fumiferana chromosome 29, NRCan_CFum_1, whole genome shotgun sequence DNA encodes these proteins:
- the LOC141444368 gene encoding uncharacterized protein, with amino-acid sequence MEVPEIAEETEITITFKEYDDFDYIRENLKHVLYLPQFCGICLKGNEDLFDIDVEFEVVTYRNTVVKALKDIVGYIFNNQVHDILASAYLCNSCIDHVLESYIFIFNTRETSKIINNCINELNYKTVNAIEQLQATENYDNSEVVIILENNDTYYPQHVIKETKVTKDMVTVKKKKSRVKTYKKHAGYRCVECNIIVQTFKEWKQHERDFHEKPQIQCQICNKVLSSEQSLKTHYKTHAMMKCKICQLLVPEEDLTEHFKLNHEDEKQICHICNLSFYTNSEMNSHLKISHPDEEGSEENNSQCIMCLRRFTGNQLTEHKCKFGCTECSETPCIHHKYLLSYRDQVRARASKIKCIDCDYVCHKKEFLVGHANREHLDHIPFACDICGQRFYSKVGLRGHIYQFHTERYTCDYCDQEFKGSTGLENHKKSCNAEVRREFECDECPASFDSLKFLTNHRKRKHIQDIYPCNLCTKTFLSDGKLKEHTVKVHSGLQNRNRRSFTDCVICEKKFDTRSDLKRHLKTHGPNATFPCRTCNIEFETLKQLHVHRRKHVKSYCERVQCEVCNVELQSVCLAQHMLRHAVESGEAPSFSCDICGKICSSQVYLKYHKQSHLEPVPCPECNKLIKPAGLQKHIKYHGYKDDPVMRAKMKRKYKCKLCEYVASDPSILEAHVNRHHLKVKPYICTVCDKDFCGKLQLSRHQETHYVTKSLHCEICQKKFSNKICLRMHLRLHTGERPYYCEVCAESFISASALKTHKIKRHSEKSIACPFCNRMFYIAVEMRQHFKKYHWAHKDRKFDHREVEGLGREYYYLFEDGRRPRLDDEESASNIITEEVNE; translated from the coding sequence gTCCATGATATCTTGGCAAGTGCCTACTTGTGCAACTCGTGTATTGATCATGTTTTAGAATCATACATCTTTATCTTCAACACAAGAGAGACATCCAAAATCATCAACAACTGCATAAAtgagttaaattacaaaactgTCAATGCTATTGAACAATTGCAGGCAACAGAAAACTATGACAACTCAGAGGttgttataatattagaaaataatgATACTTACTATCCTCAGCATGTTATCAAAGAAACTAAAGTAACAAAAGATATGGTAACTGTGAAAAAGAAGAAATCACGagtaaaaacatacaaaaagcaTGCTGGTTACCGTTGCGTTGAATGCAACATTATAGTACAAACATTTAAAGAGTGGAAACAGCACGAGAGAGATTTTCATGAGAAACCTCAAATCCAATGTCAGATCTGTAACAAAGTTCTAAGTAGTGAGCAAAGCCTTAAAACACATTACAAGACACATGCCATGATGAAATGTAAGATTTGTCAATTGCTGGTCCCTGAAGAAGACTTAACTGAACATTTTAAGTTGAATCATGAAGATGAAAAGCAAATTTGCCATATATGCAACCTCTCCTTTTACACTAATAGTGAAATGAATTCACACCTAAAAATAAGCCATCCTGATGAGGAGGGTTCTGAAGAAAACAATTCTCAATGCATAATGTGCTTGAGACGATTCACAGGAAATCAACTAACAGAGCATAAATGCAAATTCGGCTGTACAGAATGCTCAGAAACACCCTGTATCCATCACAAGTACTTGTTATCTTACAGAGACCAAGTTAGAGCCAGGGCTTCTAAGATAAAATGCATTGATTGTGATTATGTCTGCCACAAGAAAGAGTTTTTAGTTGGCCACGCAAATCGGGAACATTTAGATCATATTCCTTTTGCTTGTGACATTTGTGGCCAACGCTTTTACTCCAAAGTAGGCCTCCGAGGACACATTTATCAGTTCCATACGGAAAGGTACACTTGTGACTATTGTGATCAAGAGTTCAAAGGTAGCACAGGGCTAGAAAACCACAAGAAATCATGTAATGCTGAAGTTAGAAGAGAATTTGAATGTGATGAATGTCCAGCATCTTTTGATAGCTTAAAATTTCTTACCAACCACAGAAAGAGAAAACATATACAGGATATTTATCCTTGCAATTTGTGTACTAAAACGTTTTTGAGTGATGGTAAACTGAAAGAGCATACAGTCAAGGTCCATAGCGGCTTACAAAACAGAAACAGAAGGTCCTTCACTGACTGTGTCATCTGTGAGAAGAAATTTGATACAAGAAGCGACTTAAAACGCCATCTCAAAACTCATGGACCAAACGCTACATTCCCTTGCAGAACTTGTAATATAGAATTTGAAACTCTAAAGCAATTACATGTACACAGAAGAAAACATGTGAAATCTTATTGCGAGCGCGTCCAGTGCGAAGTATGTAATGTAGAGCTTCAGTCTGTATGTTTAGCGCAGCACATGTTAAGACACGCAGTAGAGTCTGGGGAAGCGCCATCTTTTTCTTGTGACATTTGTGGGAAGATCTGCTCCTCCcaagtatatttaaaatatcacAAGCAGAGCCATTTGGAACCCGTACCTTGTCCAGAGTgcaacaaattaataaaaccaGCAGGCTTGCAAAAGCACATTAAATATCATGGGTATAAAGATGACCCAGTAATGAGAGCAAAGATGAAACGCAAATACAAATGTAAACTATGTGAATACGTCGCTTCTGATCCAAGTATCCTAGAGGCTCATGTCAATCGTCACCATTTAAAAGTAAAGCCATACATCTGTACCGTTTGTGATAAAGACTTTTGCGGTAAACTGCAACTCAGTAGGCATCAAGAAACTCATTATGTAACAAAAAGCCTTCACTGCGAAATCTGTCAAAAGAAGTTTTCCAACAAAATCTGCTTACGGATGCATCTAAGACTGCATACAGGTGAAAGACCGTATTATTGTGAAGTTTGTGCTGAAAGCTTCATATCAGCAAGCGCTTTGAagacacataaaattaaaagacaCTCAGAGAAATCTATAGCTTGCCCGTTCTGTAACAGAATGTTTTACATTGCTGTGGAGATGCGACAGCATTTTAAGAAGTACCACTGGGCGCATAAGGACAGGAAGTTTGACCATAGAGAAGTGGAGGGGTTGGGCAGAGAGTATTACTATTTGTTTGAAGATGGAAGGAGGCCAAGATTGGATGATGAAGAGAGTGCCAGCAATATCATCACCGAAGaagtaaatgaataa